From one Phytohabitans houttuyneae genomic stretch:
- a CDS encoding LysR family transcriptional regulator, giving the protein MTFSVAPDEWECQVFIAVAETGGTAAAANRLKAIRGETYGRQTVVKTLAKIERWAGQTLLERDGNRRLYTTERGQEFLVAARKIVAQYRVMRGEAANSDLPRLACLPLHTIFVAKAEDRLYHEPPAETEKILVEYLPQDQRGEGQFHKAVEMLGNDVYQLIIGPPVKEVKKFQSTILYQAQLEAMVSVDHPESEMSLIDLVKKHRMLVPPADMRSRRLLEDAIQKWAADVDPGLDQRVAAESYETATSVMRLRHENSRGRVDKRVVVVPSDVAFPFKDGMEFGGRNADRFKWVPIYYRDSANARHLLQMDVCVTVRLGNRAKLAKIVGALQDAVAQLDQIPGHDGLGGAPLRRPVPRQDGAGGKARR; this is encoded by the coding sequence CCGTGGCGAGACCTACGGTCGGCAGACCGTCGTAAAGACGCTGGCGAAAATCGAGCGTTGGGCCGGCCAGACGCTGCTCGAGCGCGATGGCAACCGGCGGCTCTACACGACCGAGCGCGGGCAGGAGTTTCTCGTGGCGGCGCGGAAGATCGTCGCCCAGTATCGGGTCATGCGTGGCGAAGCGGCCAACTCCGATCTGCCCCGACTCGCCTGCCTTCCGCTGCACACCATCTTTGTCGCGAAGGCGGAGGATCGTCTTTACCACGAGCCGCCGGCCGAGACCGAGAAGATCCTCGTCGAGTACCTTCCGCAGGACCAACGTGGCGAAGGTCAATTTCACAAGGCAGTCGAGATGCTCGGCAACGACGTGTACCAGCTGATCATTGGCCCGCCGGTGAAGGAGGTCAAGAAGTTCCAGTCGACCATCCTTTACCAGGCGCAGCTGGAGGCGATGGTGAGTGTGGACCATCCGGAGTCCGAAATGTCGCTCATCGATCTTGTGAAGAAGCACCGGATGCTCGTTCCCCCAGCGGACATGCGGTCGCGGCGCCTTTTGGAGGACGCCATCCAGAAATGGGCGGCGGACGTCGACCCTGGCCTCGACCAGAGGGTCGCCGCGGAGAGCTACGAGACGGCGACCAGCGTCATGCGCCTGCGCCACGAAAACAGCCGCGGTCGCGTCGACAAGCGCGTGGTGGTGGTGCCCTCGGACGTGGCGTTCCCTTTCAAAGACGGCATGGAGTTCGGCGGGCGCAACGCCGACCGGTTCAAGTGGGTGCCGATCTACTACCGCGACTCTGCCAACGCCAGGCATCTGCTCCAGATGGACGTGTGCGTCACCGTGCGGCTCGGCAACCGGGCCAAGTTGGCCAAGATCGTGGGCGCTTTGCAGGACGCGGTGGCGCAACTCGACCAGATACCCGGCCACGACGGGCTCGGCGGCGCACCGCTCCGGCGTCCCGTCCCGCGGCAGGACGGCGCGGGCGGCAAAGCTCGCCGCTAG
- a CDS encoding NADPH-dependent FMN reductase: MIVGSTREGRVGDRIARWFVSRAAGRDGIELRVLDLLDYELPARYPKTPTPQVTAFAAEVGLAEAFVVVTPEYNRSFPASLKQAIDYAYDEWRAKPVGFVSYGHRSDGLCAVEQLRPVFCELHAVTMRDAVRLDLMHDQLDEDDHAVAAMLDQLAWWGLALREARAARPYVA, from the coding sequence GTGATCGTCGGGAGCACCCGGGAAGGCCGGGTCGGCGACCGGATCGCGCGGTGGTTCGTGTCGCGGGCGGCTGGGCGGGACGGCATCGAGCTGCGCGTGCTCGACCTGCTCGACTACGAGCTGCCGGCCCGGTACCCCAAGACGCCGACGCCGCAGGTCACCGCGTTCGCCGCGGAGGTCGGGCTCGCGGAGGCGTTCGTCGTGGTGACGCCCGAGTACAACCGGAGCTTTCCGGCCTCGCTCAAGCAGGCGATCGACTACGCCTACGACGAGTGGCGGGCGAAGCCGGTCGGCTTCGTGTCGTACGGGCACCGGTCCGACGGTCTCTGCGCCGTGGAACAGCTCCGCCCGGTCTTCTGCGAGCTGCACGCCGTCACCATGCGCGACGCCGTGCGGCTCGACCTGATGCACGACCAGCTCGACGAGGACGACCATGCGGTCGCCGCCATGCTCGACCAGCTCGCCTGGTGGGGCCTCGCGCTGCGGGAGGCGCGCGCCGCACGCCCATATGTGGCATGA
- a CDS encoding ATP-binding cassette domain-containing protein: MWHETEDIVSALAIETRGLVKVFGKTRAVDGIDLAVPAGSVYGVLGPNGAGKTTAVRMLATLLRPDGGDARVFGHDVLREPDQVRRRVSLTGQYASVDEDLTGTENLILLGRLLGYDKRAARRRSGQLLEAFGLTEAAGRQVKNYSGGMRRRLDIAASILNTPKLLFLDEPTTGLDPRSRNQVWDIVRAVVSHGTTVLLTTQYLDEADRLASRIAVIDRGKVIAEGTPGELKSSVGAGAVHVRLRDPGQRTEAEWVLSRCLGGHVVLEADPVALTARVSGNGNGDSDRRTAEQAAAALTALAEAGITVDDFSLGQPSLDEVFLALTDRPATVDNEETNA; this comes from the coding sequence ATGTGGCATGAAACGGAGGACATCGTGAGTGCGTTGGCGATCGAGACCAGGGGACTGGTCAAGGTGTTCGGCAAGACCCGTGCGGTGGACGGCATCGACCTTGCCGTGCCCGCCGGCAGCGTGTACGGCGTGCTCGGCCCGAACGGTGCCGGCAAGACCACCGCCGTGCGCATGCTCGCCACCCTGCTGCGGCCGGACGGGGGTGATGCGCGCGTGTTCGGCCACGACGTGCTGCGTGAACCCGACCAGGTACGCCGGAGGGTCAGCCTGACCGGCCAGTACGCCTCGGTCGACGAGGACCTGACCGGCACGGAGAACCTGATCCTGCTGGGCCGCCTCCTCGGCTACGACAAGCGGGCCGCGCGGCGGCGGTCCGGCCAGCTGCTGGAGGCGTTCGGGCTGACCGAGGCGGCCGGGCGGCAGGTCAAGAACTACTCCGGCGGCATGCGGCGGCGGCTCGACATCGCGGCCAGCATCCTCAACACCCCGAAGCTGCTCTTCCTCGACGAACCGACCACCGGCCTCGACCCGCGCAGCCGCAACCAGGTGTGGGACATCGTGCGCGCCGTCGTCTCGCACGGCACGACGGTGCTGCTGACCACGCAGTACTTGGACGAGGCCGACCGCCTCGCCAGCCGCATCGCGGTCATCGACCGGGGCAAGGTGATCGCCGAGGGCACTCCGGGCGAGCTGAAGTCGTCGGTGGGCGCGGGCGCGGTGCACGTGCGGCTGCGCGATCCAGGCCAGCGCACCGAGGCGGAGTGGGTACTGTCCCGCTGCCTCGGCGGCCACGTGGTGCTCGAGGCGGACCCCGTCGCGCTCACCGCGCGGGTGTCCGGCAACGGCAACGGCGACAGCGACCGGCGCACCGCCGAGCAGGCGGCCGCCGCGCTCACCGCGCTCGCCGAGGCGGGCATCACGGTGGACGACTTCTCTCTCGGCCAGCCCAGCCTCGACGAGGTGTTCCTGGCCCTGACCGACCGACCCGCCACTGTGGACAACGAGGAGACGAACGCATGA